A stretch of the Panicum virgatum strain AP13 chromosome 9N, P.virgatum_v5, whole genome shotgun sequence genome encodes the following:
- the LOC120689275 gene encoding AAA-ATPase At2g46620-like, producing MEQRRRELRLFAYTGGVGVGAPRWASAPFMHPGALDVVAMDPDLKARVHEDLENFLKGRAYYHCLGRVWRRSYLLYGPPGTGKSTFAAAMARFLGYDAYDVDLSRAGGDDLRALLLHTTPRSLILVEDLDRYLLQADVDGETRVLSFMDGVASCCGEDGSVHEASTSRSPLSDRPPLCLVRPPAAHHCPPLRH from the coding sequence ATGGAGCAGCGCCGGCGCGAGCTGCGTCTCTTCGCCTACACCGGCGGCGTGGGTGTGGGCGCGCCGCGGTGGGCATCGGCACCCTTCATGCACCCGGGCGCGCTCGATGTGGTGGCCATGGACCCGGACCTCAAGGCCCGTGTCCACGAGGATCTCGAGAACTTCCTCAAGGGCCGCGCCTACTACCACTGCCTCGGCCGAGTCTGGCGCCGGAGCTACCTCCTCTACGGTCCGCCGGGCACCGGCAAGTCCACGttcgcggcggccatggcgcggttCCTGGGCTACGACGCCTACGATGTGGACCTatcccgcgccggcggcgacgacctcCGCGCGCTGCTCCTGCACACCACCCCGCGGTCGCTCATCCTCGTCGAGGACCTAGACCGGTACCTGCTGCAGGCCGACGTGGACGGCGAGACGAGGGTGCTGAGCTTCATGGACGGCGTCGCGTCGTGCTGCGGCGAGGACGGCTCGGTGCATGAGGCCAGCACCAGCCGCTCGCCCCTTTCCGACCGCCCACCGCTGTGTCTTGttcggccgcccgccgctcacCATTGCCCGCCCTTGCGCCACTGA
- the LOC120689812 gene encoding uncharacterized protein LOC120689812: MGGSLVSMLRWPPDLGLPSLAAPLPSPPAHLRLRVQEWWQWSSPEQLSAAAARRWPEMVRDVPLLVDAALWGVVTAVESVALVSMMCCFFLCCGCTL; encoded by the coding sequence ATGGGGGGAAGCCTGGTGTCCATGCTCCGGTGGCCACCGGACCTGGGCCTGCCCAGCCTGGCGGCGCCGctcccctcgccgcccgcgcaccTCCGGCTCCGGGTACAGGAGTGGTGGCAGTGGTCGAGCCCCGAGCAgctgagcgcggcggcggcgcggcggtggcccgaGATGGTGCGGGACGTGCCGCTGCTGGTGGACGCCGCGCTCTGGGGCGTCGTCACGGCCGTCGAGTCCGTCGCGCTCGTCTCCATGATGTGCTGCTTCTTCCTCTGCTGCGGCTGCACGCTCTGA
- the LOC120692334 gene encoding uncharacterized protein LOC120692334 has protein sequence MKKTSQAVVSFDYGTGACSEANRRVRAPVVRSAPVRRRRRRSDGRAAAGREASGGCGGDHTMQQDQKLSAAVARELLKAEAQGEQGAKVALQKRKATGGAAAAAPEQKRKATGGAAAATEQMSSGCAGHALEQNEASAFSACTPPISLTDRNFFFNGAGSLFGSSPLSQPWMLSSEPATWLMCCSREDGELN, from the exons ATGAAGAAAACGAGCCAAGCCGTCGTCTCGTTCGACTACGGCACCGGCGCGTGCTCCGAAGCCAATCGACGAGTCCGCGCGCCCGTTGTACGATCCGCTcccgttcgccgccggcgacgccgatCCGATGGGCGCGCAG CTGCAGGAAGAGAAgcgagcggcggctgcggcggcgaccaCACCATGCAACAGGACCAGAAGctgtcggcggcggtggcgcgggagCTGCTTAAGGCAGAGGCGCAAGGGGAGCAGGGGGCCAAGGTGGCGTTGCAGAAGCGGAAGGCCACAGGGGGAGCTGCTGCGGCGGCACCGGAGCAGAAGCGGAAGGCCACGGGGGGAGCTGCGGCGGCAACGGAGCAGATGAGTTCCGGCTGCGCCGGCCATGCGCTGGAGCAGAACGAAGCAAGCGCATTTTCAGCATGTACTCCTCCGATTTCATTGACTGACAGAAATTTCTTCTTCAATGGTGCCGGCAGCTTGTTCGGTAGCAGCCCTTTGTCTCAACCATGGATGCTATCTTCAGAACCTGCAACATG GTTGATGTGTTGCTCTCGAGAAGATGGTGAACTGAATTGA
- the LOC120689811 gene encoding adenylosuccinate lyase-like, with protein MSAPPSLKLPATVAAASPRAAAAPRATALRSACARPTRRLQFSASAAVAGASTEMTDDNLGWAERSLEELGSLPDNDTFCLMALSPLDGRYDRFIKDLMPFFSEFGLIRYRVLIEVKWLLKLSQIPEITEVPPFSEEAQLFLNEIVQNFGIDDAKEVKKIEKITNHDVKAVEYFLKLRCSSNPEIAKVSEFFHFACTSEDINNLSHALALKEGVNGVMFPAMIDICKAMCSLATQNSAYPMLSRTHGQPASPTTVGKEMANFAARLSDIGKSFSEVKILGKFAGAVGNYNAHVVAYPEVDWPKVAEEFVRSLGLQFNPYVTQIEPHDYISKLFNLFIQFNNVLTDFDRDMWSYISLGYFKQIPKAGEVGSSTMPHKINPIDFENSDGNLHLANGILSAISINLPISRLQRDLTDSTVLRNLGVGLGHSLLAYKATIRGISKVQVNESRLAEDLEKTWEVLAEPIQTVMRRYGIPEPYEKLKELTRGQAVTKDSMQQFIDGLDIPVEVRSKLAKLTPHFYTGLAEDLAKDIKKLVDLEFGFKIK; from the exons atgtcggcgccgccgtcgcttaaGCTCCCGGCAACCGTCGCCGCGGCCtctccccgcgcggccgccgccccgaggGCCACCGCGCTCCGCAGCGCCTGTGCCCGCCCGACGCGGCGCCTCCAGTTCTCAGCCTCAGCTGCCGTCGCCGGAGCTTCCACCGAG ATGACTGATGATAACCTGGGCTGGGCGGAGAGGTCGCTGGAGGAGCTCGGCAGCTTGCCGGACAACGATACGTTCTGCCTGATGGCACTCTCGCCGTTGGATGGGCGGTACGATCGCTTCATCAAGGACCTGATGCCCTTCTTCAGCGAGTTCGGACTCATCAGATACCGTGTCCTCATCGAG GTGAAGTGGCTACTGAAACTTTCTCAAATTCCTGAAATCACTGAGGTGCCGCCATTCAGCGAGGAGGCCCAGCTCTTCTTGAATGAGATTGTCCAGAATTTCGGCATTGATGATGCGAAGGAAGTGAAGAAAATCGAGAAAATAACAAACCATGATGTGAAAGCTGTTGAGTACTTTCTGAAGCTGAGATGCAGCTCAAATCCAGAGATTGCAAAG GTGTCGGAGTTCTTCCATTTTGCATGTACCTCTGAGGACATCAACAACCTGTCACATGCATTGGCTCTGAAAGAGGGGGTAAATGGAGTTATGTTCCCTGCCATGATTGACATATGCAAAGCAATGTGTTCCTTGGCAACGCAAAATTCAGCCTACCCTATGTTGTCTCGAACTCATGGGCAG CCAGCTTCACCAACAACGGTGGGAAAGGAGATGGCAAACTTTGCAGCCAGATTATCTGATATAGGGAAGAGTTTCTCAGAGGTGAAGATACTAGGGAAATTTGCTGGTGCTGTTGGTAATTATAATGCCCATGTGGTTGCTTATCCAGAAGTTGACTGGCCTAAGGTGGCAGAAGAGTTTGTTAGATCCTTGGGTTTGCAATTCAACCCTTATGTGACTCAG ATTGAGCCTCATGACTACATATCAAAGCTCTTCAATCTATTCATCCAGTTCAACAATGTGTTGACTGATTTTGATAGGGACATGTGGTCCTACATATCACTGGGCTACTTCAAGCAG ATACCAAAAGCTGGCGAGGTTGGTTCGTCCACTATGCCTCATAAAATCAATCCCATTGATTTTGAAAATAGTGATGGCAATTTGCATTTGGCGAATGGCATTTTGTCTGCTATAAGCATCAATCTGCCGATATCCAGGCTGCAG CGTGATCTGACAGACTCGACTGTTCTGAGAAACTTGGGTGTGGGATTAGGTCATTCTCTATTGGCTTACAAAGCTACAATACGTGGAATCAGCAAGGTTCAG GTGAATGAATCACGTTTAGCTGAAGACCTGGAGAAAACTTGGGAGGTCCTTGCCGAGCCAATACAGACT GTGATGCGGAGATATGGAATACCTGAACCTTATGAGAAGCTGAAGGAACTGACTAGAGGCCAAGCTGTCACCAAGGATAGCATGCAGCAGTTCATTGATGGTCTAGACATACCAGTGGAGGTTCGATCAAAACTTGCAAAGCTAACCCCACATTTTTATACTGGACTGGCAGAGGATTTGGCCAAAGACATTAAGAAGTTGGTTGATCTAGAATTTGGATTCAAGATCAAGTGA
- the LOC120689276 gene encoding uncharacterized protein LOC120689276, which yields MRPEEGYISLGLSRKGYVSKPPLPEVREANRLRAQADKKRKDEAKATAARKRKRREDHEKECTRREREGLSPPTTPKSTEDEDSSSGGVDFSESDDFEVVTAGSPPLVPQRAGVEASASVLGERRLAPATLEKAPAARMDRSRKAATREMVRLAPSKALKTGASATPHSVSQPPNGGSQSLEVAATVLREAMARGPSRPSRLERRTAGATPARVAKQRPLGRMLRGRPAEAARRVLPSRMLKTMPTEAAQMTPPGQEPVEEGLARMPRSAPLGTLRERPPSLSQRGSGTRVLPQRRWHRRCQRWRRPPIPESVGTEGEGAAAAATMQMAPVDMVLVLVLEMPPGEEFGDSEEIDPDAACGDVRGPPVGVEWAMVQHGVPSDFDRNEREEEEVWKAQYEAGTQILDALGLAFQLHQKTNFLISKRLKEISRSKSAELARQYSQVRWLEQCNASMVTRMNEANILVSDLRERQHALEEELARDIDKRDAQRAVAEQKAQEVEAQAAEPRRNAVALVQKDRALEAKEAELQCKEAELQREKAAITTLIDTLVGKDVVLEAREVAVRDAETALKEREASLSVLQQKTVADETVAKKALQAAYSSAQKDLTDLEGAAVATCQELEGEGGSSGSSVASRLRSLGGRVAERLRSTFRLGVQRTLAVVLTHYDMNLEQVATVYVVAPGVEGDDAVASMEHAAASVEGFAAALSELLEGDLLPDAEDSIAEGAHDEEGGL from the exons atgcgccccgaggagGGGTACATCAGTTTG GGACTGAGCCGTAAAGGCTATGTCTCGAAGCCCCCGCTCCCCGAGGTCCGCGAAGCGAACCGCCTGCGCGCACAGgcggacaagaagaggaaggacgaGGCGAAGGCGACCGccgccaggaagaggaagaggagggaggaCCATGAGAAGGAGTGCACCAGACGGGAGAGGGAGGGCCTCTCCCCGCCGACCACGCCTAAGTCCACCGAGGATGAAGACTCCTCATCCGGCGGGGTGGATTTCTCGGAGTCTGATGACTTTGAGGTGGTGACGGCCGGAAGCCCTCCGCTGGTCCCGCAACGGGCTGGCGTCGAGGCCTCGGCATCAGTGCTGGGCGAGAGAAGGCTCGCGCCGGCGACGTTGGAGAAGGCGCCCGCGGCGAGGATGGAtcggag CCGCAAGGCCGCTACCCGGGAGATGGTCCGTCTTGCGCCgtccaaggccctcaagactgGGGCAAGCGCAACGCCGCATTCGGTGTCGCAGCCCCCGAACGGGGGGTCCCAGTCGCTAGAGGTGGCCGCCACGGTGCTCCGGGAGGCGATGGCTCGGGGGCCCAGTCGGCCCAGCAGGCTCGAGCGCAGAACGGCGggagcgacgccggccagagtggCGAAGCAGCGACCGCTCGGGCGGATGCTgagggggaggccggccgaaGCAGCACGGAGGGTGCTGCCTAGCCGGATGCTGAAGACGATGCCGACCGAGGCGGCACAGATGACACCGCCCGGCCAAGAACCGGTGGAGGAGGGACTGGCGAGGATGCCTCGGAGCGCCCCGCTAGGCACACTAAGGGAGAGACCCCCGTCCCTGAGTCAACGAGGGTCGGGGACAAGGGTGCTGCCGCAACGGCGGTGGCACAGACGATGCCAGCGGTGGAGGAGACCCCCCATCCCAGAGTCTGTGGGGACTGAGGGCGAGGGTGCTGCTGCCGCGGCAACGATGCAGATGGCGCCGGTGGAcatggtgctggtgctggtgctggagatGCCGCCGGGCGAGGAGTTTGGGGACTCAGAGGAAATCGACCCGGATGCTGCG TGCGGGGATGTCCGAGGGCCCCCCGTGGGGGTCGAGTGGGCGATGGTCCAGCACGGGGTCCCCTCAGATTTTGATCGCAatgagcgggaggaggaggaggtctggaAGGCGCAGTACGAGGCCGGCACTCAAATCCTGGACGCCCTTGGCCTCGCCTTTCAGCTTCATCAGAAAACAAACTTCCTTATCAGCAAG CGACTGAAGGAAATCTCGCGTAGCAAGAGCGCCGAGCTGGCCCGGCAGTACTCCCAGGTGCGCTGGCTCGAGCAGTGCAACGCCAGTATGGTCACACGGATGAACGAGGCCAACATCTTGGTGTCCGACCTTAGGGAGCGTCAGCacgcgctggaggaggagttggcgCGAGACATCGACAAGCGCGACGCCCAGAGGGCCgtggcggagcagaaggcccagGAGGTCGAGGCGCAGGCTGCCGAGCCGCGGCGGAACGCGGTGGCGCTAGTGCAGAAAGATAGGGCGCTCGAGGCGAAGGAGGCTGAGCTCCAGTGCAAGGAGgctgagctccagcgcgagaaggcGGCCATCACCACGCTCATCGACACCCTCGTGGGGAAGGATGTCGTCCTCGAGGCACGGGAGGTGGCCGTCCGCGACGCAGAAACCGCCCTCAAAGAGAGGGAGGCCTCCTTATCCGTGCTCCAGCA GAAGacggtggcggacgagaccgtgGCGAAGAAAGCCCTCCAAGCTGCGTATTCATCGGCGCAGAAGGATCTCACGGACCTggagggcgccgccgtggccacgtgCCAAGAACTTGAGGGGGAGGGAGGCTCGTCCGGGAGCTCAGTGGCCAGTCGCCTGCGATCGCTGGGCGGTCGGGTGGCCGAGCGCCTCaggagcaccttccgcctcggcgtTCAGAGGACCCTCGCCGTGGTGTTGACGCACTACGACATGAACCTCGAGCAGGTGGCGACGGTATACGTCGTCGCGCCTGGCGTCGAGGGAGATGACGCGGTGGCTTCTATGGAGcatgccgccgcctccgtcgagggcttcgccgccgccttgtCCGAGCTGCTCGAGGGCGACCTTCTTCCTGACGCCGAAGATAGCATAGCCGAGGGTGCACATGACGAAGAAGGAGGCCTGTAG
- the LOC120691214 gene encoding nuclear poly(A) polymerase 3-like isoform X1 translates to MALDLAVAGSAARKPEVQTLAPLQLMGPPPPPPIPPTPGMYLPGPPPPGVLLPRPIPAPFTREVIAHMDECRSRSLLKFISDVGVVPSLEDEQRRERVVRELGKVIEIVMDWAKRVAYEQGKQHWITSAAVLTFGSYALGAYGPESDIDVLCVSPYITSLQHHFFVVLRHILEGRPEVSELHSIEGAKVPLMHFKFNGILVDFPYVQLPVINAAEAIRAFDPYVLENVDGASWKCLSGVCVNRQIIQLVPNMKKFQYLLRCLKLWARKRGLHCHLLGFFAGIHLAILAAYVCHRHPNASINTLLSLFFDIFVHWPWPLPVSLLDPPALCRGPDGCSLMPIMLPCIPPEFCSSSTTESTFSKIKEELQRGYALTKDTRTTDFDWSWLFAPFPYGARYKCFLRILLSAPMAEELLDWVGWVKSRFRNLILKLESLGVYCDPDPSEQVDHTINEPNVVFFWGLMYRRNIQICTSSLKEDFMRSVLNNIYGKEKCAHSDITMSIVGPPQLPKSVFDHSVYSEKLPPHIMGHQLMKQSYNAVS, encoded by the exons ATGGCGCTCGACCTCGCTGTCGCGGGTTCGGCGGCCCGCAAGCCGGAGGTCCAAACCCTAGCGCCCTTGCAGCTCATGggcccgccacctccgccgccgatcCCGCCGACGCCGGGGATGTACCTCCCAGGTCCCCCGCCCCCGGGGGTTCTCCTGCCGCGCCCGATCCCCGCCCCGTTCACTCGCGAGGTCATCGCGCACATGGACGAGTGCCGGAGCCGCTCCCTCCTCAAG TTCATTTCCGACGTGGGGGTTGTGCCTTCGCTAGAGgacgagcagaggagggagcGGGTGGTACGCGAACTCGGCAAGGTAATAGAG ATAGTGATGGATTGGGCAAAGAGGGTGGCGTACGAGCAGGGAAAACAACATTGGATCACATCAGCTGCGGTGTTGACCTTCGGCTCCTATGCCTTGGGG GCATATGGGCCCGAATCCGATATTGATGTTCTCTGTGTCAGTCCATATATTACATCATTGCAA CATCATTTTTTTGTTGTCCTGCGACACATTCTTGAAGGGAGGCCAGAAGTATCAGAATTGCATTCAATTGAAGGAGCTAAGGTTCCATTGATGCATTTTAAATTCAACGGAATTTTAGTTGACTTTCCTTATGTCCAACTCCCAGTGATCAATGCCGCAGAG GCTATACGTGCATTTGATCCCTACGTGCTAGAGAATGTTGACGGGGCAAGCTGGAAATGTCTATCTGGAGTTTGTGTTAATAGACAGATTATTCAATTGGTTCCTAATATGAAG AAGTTTCAATATCTGTTGCGGTGTCTTAAACTATGGGCAAGAAAAAGAGGACTTCATTGCCAT CTACTTGGCTTCTTTGCTGGGATTCATTTGGCAATTCTTGCTGCATATGTTTGTCACAGACATCCAAATGCTAGTATAAATACTTTGTTATCTCTGTTCTTCGATATTTTTGTTCATTGGCCTTGGCCTCTCCCAGTGAGTTTGCTTGATCCGCCAGCTCTTTGTCGGGGTCCTGATGGGTGCTCTCTCATGCCCATAATGTTGCCCTGTATTCCACCTGAATTTTGCTCTTCTAGTACGACAGAAAGTACTTTCAGCAAAATCAAAGAAGAACTTCAGCGTGGTTATGCTTTGACCAAG GATACCAGAACTACTGATTTTGACTGGAGTTGGCTCTTTGCACCTTTTCCATATGGTGCAAGATACAAATGCTTTCTCCGTATACTTCTCTCTGCTCCGATGGCTGAAGAATTACTTGACTGGGTTGGATGGGTGAAATCACGTTTCCGCAACCTTATTCTCAAG CTCGAGAGTCTTGGTGTTTACTGTGACCCAGATCCATCAGAGCAAGTTGATCATACCATTAATGAGCCAAATGTTGTATTCTTCTGGGGTCTCATGTACAGAAGGAATATTCAAATATGTACAAGTTCTCTCAAAGAAGACTTCATGAGAAGTGTCCTGAATAACATCTATGGGAAGGAAAAATGTGCCCATTCGGATATCACAATGTCCATTGTTGGGCCTCCCCAGCTGCCTAAAAGTGTTTTTGATCACTCAGTTTACTCAGAGAAGCTGCCACCACATATAATGGGGCACCAACTAATGAAGCAGAGCTACAATGCAGTCAGCTAG
- the LOC120691214 gene encoding nuclear poly(A) polymerase 3-like isoform X2, translating to MALDLAVAGSAARKPEVQTLAPLQLMGPPPPPPIPPTPGMYLPGPPPPGVLLPRPIPAPFTREVIAHMDECRSRSLLKFISDVGVVPSLEDEQRRERVVRELGKIVMDWAKRVAYEQGKQHWITSAAVLTFGSYALGAYGPESDIDVLCVSPYITSLQHHFFVVLRHILEGRPEVSELHSIEGAKVPLMHFKFNGILVDFPYVQLPVINAAEAIRAFDPYVLENVDGASWKCLSGVCVNRQIIQLVPNMKKFQYLLRCLKLWARKRGLHCHLLGFFAGIHLAILAAYVCHRHPNASINTLLSLFFDIFVHWPWPLPVSLLDPPALCRGPDGCSLMPIMLPCIPPEFCSSSTTESTFSKIKEELQRGYALTKDTRTTDFDWSWLFAPFPYGARYKCFLRILLSAPMAEELLDWVGWVKSRFRNLILKLESLGVYCDPDPSEQVDHTINEPNVVFFWGLMYRRNIQICTSSLKEDFMRSVLNNIYGKEKCAHSDITMSIVGPPQLPKSVFDHSVYSEKLPPHIMGHQLMKQSYNAVS from the exons ATGGCGCTCGACCTCGCTGTCGCGGGTTCGGCGGCCCGCAAGCCGGAGGTCCAAACCCTAGCGCCCTTGCAGCTCATGggcccgccacctccgccgccgatcCCGCCGACGCCGGGGATGTACCTCCCAGGTCCCCCGCCCCCGGGGGTTCTCCTGCCGCGCCCGATCCCCGCCCCGTTCACTCGCGAGGTCATCGCGCACATGGACGAGTGCCGGAGCCGCTCCCTCCTCAAG TTCATTTCCGACGTGGGGGTTGTGCCTTCGCTAGAGgacgagcagaggagggagcGGGTGGTACGCGAACTCGGCAAG ATAGTGATGGATTGGGCAAAGAGGGTGGCGTACGAGCAGGGAAAACAACATTGGATCACATCAGCTGCGGTGTTGACCTTCGGCTCCTATGCCTTGGGG GCATATGGGCCCGAATCCGATATTGATGTTCTCTGTGTCAGTCCATATATTACATCATTGCAA CATCATTTTTTTGTTGTCCTGCGACACATTCTTGAAGGGAGGCCAGAAGTATCAGAATTGCATTCAATTGAAGGAGCTAAGGTTCCATTGATGCATTTTAAATTCAACGGAATTTTAGTTGACTTTCCTTATGTCCAACTCCCAGTGATCAATGCCGCAGAG GCTATACGTGCATTTGATCCCTACGTGCTAGAGAATGTTGACGGGGCAAGCTGGAAATGTCTATCTGGAGTTTGTGTTAATAGACAGATTATTCAATTGGTTCCTAATATGAAG AAGTTTCAATATCTGTTGCGGTGTCTTAAACTATGGGCAAGAAAAAGAGGACTTCATTGCCAT CTACTTGGCTTCTTTGCTGGGATTCATTTGGCAATTCTTGCTGCATATGTTTGTCACAGACATCCAAATGCTAGTATAAATACTTTGTTATCTCTGTTCTTCGATATTTTTGTTCATTGGCCTTGGCCTCTCCCAGTGAGTTTGCTTGATCCGCCAGCTCTTTGTCGGGGTCCTGATGGGTGCTCTCTCATGCCCATAATGTTGCCCTGTATTCCACCTGAATTTTGCTCTTCTAGTACGACAGAAAGTACTTTCAGCAAAATCAAAGAAGAACTTCAGCGTGGTTATGCTTTGACCAAG GATACCAGAACTACTGATTTTGACTGGAGTTGGCTCTTTGCACCTTTTCCATATGGTGCAAGATACAAATGCTTTCTCCGTATACTTCTCTCTGCTCCGATGGCTGAAGAATTACTTGACTGGGTTGGATGGGTGAAATCACGTTTCCGCAACCTTATTCTCAAG CTCGAGAGTCTTGGTGTTTACTGTGACCCAGATCCATCAGAGCAAGTTGATCATACCATTAATGAGCCAAATGTTGTATTCTTCTGGGGTCTCATGTACAGAAGGAATATTCAAATATGTACAAGTTCTCTCAAAGAAGACTTCATGAGAAGTGTCCTGAATAACATCTATGGGAAGGAAAAATGTGCCCATTCGGATATCACAATGTCCATTGTTGGGCCTCCCCAGCTGCCTAAAAGTGTTTTTGATCACTCAGTTTACTCAGAGAAGCTGCCACCACATATAATGGGGCACCAACTAATGAAGCAGAGCTACAATGCAGTCAGCTAG